In uncultured Campylobacter sp., the following are encoded in one genomic region:
- the argF gene encoding ornithine carbamoyltransferase, with product MRHFLTLNDFSKDEILQMLNLAFEIKKEAKVRNFKPYLKDQKLAMIFEKSSTRTRVSFDVGMNELGGHALFLSSRDIQLGRGEPIKDTARVISRMCDLIMARVNRHETLMQLAEFSRVPVINGLSDKFHPVQLMADLMTIVERGIETPKIKAAYVGDGNNMTHSWLMLASKLGFELRVATPVGYEADPQILAQAQENAKISGAKILITNDIKEAVAGANVVTTDTWVSMGQEAEKEQRIRDFAGFCVDESLMALAGSGAIFLHCLPAYRGYEVSEAVFEAHADEIFAEAENRLHAQKGVMVWLDQKR from the coding sequence GTGAGGCACTTTCTTACGTTAAACGATTTTAGCAAAGATGAAATTTTGCAAATGCTAAATTTAGCGTTTGAGATTAAAAAAGAGGCAAAGGTGCGAAATTTCAAGCCATATTTAAAAGATCAAAAATTAGCGATGATATTTGAAAAAAGCTCGACCAGGACGCGCGTTAGCTTCGACGTAGGGATGAACGAGCTAGGCGGGCACGCGCTGTTTTTGAGCAGTCGCGACATCCAGCTCGGGCGAGGCGAGCCGATCAAAGACACCGCGCGCGTGATTTCGCGAATGTGCGATCTAATCATGGCGCGCGTAAATCGCCACGAGACGCTAATGCAGCTCGCGGAATTTAGCCGCGTGCCGGTGATAAACGGGCTAAGCGATAAATTTCATCCCGTGCAGCTAATGGCGGATCTCATGACGATCGTGGAGCGCGGTATTGAAACTCCAAAGATAAAAGCCGCGTACGTGGGCGACGGCAACAATATGACGCACTCGTGGCTGATGCTTGCCAGCAAGCTTGGCTTTGAGCTGCGAGTGGCGACGCCCGTGGGCTATGAGGCTGATCCGCAAATACTAGCGCAGGCGCAAGAAAATGCTAAAATTTCAGGCGCCAAAATTTTAATAACGAACGATATAAAAGAAGCCGTAGCGGGCGCAAACGTCGTGACGACTGATACTTGGGTTTCGATGGGGCAAGAAGCCGAAAAGGAGCAAAGAATTCGCGATTTCGCGGGCTTTTGCGTAGATGAAAGCTTAATGGCTCTAGCAGGTAGCGGCGCGATCTTTTTGCACTGCTTGCCGGCGTACCGCGGATACGAGGTGAGCGAGGCCGTGTTTGA
- the hemB gene encoding porphobilinogen synthase: MFKRFRRLRINPALRDLVRQTDLQTRFLIYPLFVVEGSGIKKEIASMPGVFQMSLDEILKECETLLSLGLDKILLFGIPSLKDSIGSDALSEDGIIATSLRAIKAKFPNLLVITDLCFCEYTDHGHCGIIDHVHQTVDNDATLEISAQQALIHAKAGADMIAPSGMMDGIIATLRETLDRGGFENLPIMAYSSKFASGYYGPFRDVAESAPSFGDRSSYQMDPANRFEAINESLQDEAQGADILMIKPALAYLDLIRDLRERTLLPICAYNVSGEYSLLQAGKKAGVIDYERVMMETMIGIRRAGADMIITYHAKEIAEILNSRR, encoded by the coding sequence ATGTTTAAACGATTTAGGAGACTACGAATAAACCCAGCGCTTAGGGATCTGGTGCGACAAACCGATCTGCAAACCCGCTTTCTAATCTATCCGCTTTTTGTGGTGGAAGGAAGCGGCATCAAAAAGGAGATCGCCTCGATGCCGGGCGTATTTCAGATGAGCTTGGATGAAATTTTAAAAGAGTGCGAGACTCTTTTGTCGCTAGGACTAGATAAAATTTTACTTTTCGGAATTCCTTCGCTAAAGGACAGCATCGGCTCGGACGCGCTAAGCGAGGACGGCATCATCGCGACTTCGCTGCGCGCGATAAAGGCTAAATTTCCAAATTTATTAGTAATCACCGATCTGTGCTTTTGCGAATACACCGACCACGGGCACTGCGGCATCATCGATCATGTGCATCAGACGGTGGATAACGACGCGACGCTTGAAATTTCGGCGCAGCAGGCGCTCATCCACGCCAAAGCAGGCGCAGACATGATCGCTCCAAGCGGCATGATGGACGGTATTATCGCAACTCTGCGAGAGACGCTCGATCGTGGCGGATTTGAAAATTTACCGATTATGGCGTATTCGAGCAAGTTCGCCAGCGGCTACTACGGGCCGTTTCGCGACGTGGCGGAGAGCGCGCCAAGTTTTGGCGATCGCAGCAGCTACCAGATGGATCCCGCAAATAGATTTGAGGCGATCAACGAAAGCCTGCAGGACGAGGCGCAGGGAGCGGACATCTTGATGATAAAGCCCGCGCTTGCGTATCTGGATCTAATCAGAGACCTGAGAGAGCGCACGCTGCTGCCGATTTGCGCGTATAACGTAAGCGGCGAATACTCGCTTTTGCAGGCGGGCAAGAAGGCAGGCGTGATCGATTATGAGCGCGTGATGATGGAGACGATGATAGGCATAAGGCGCGCGGGTGCTGATATGATCATCACCTATCACGCCAAAGAGATCGCGGAAATTTTAAACTCGCGCAGATAA
- the ribA gene encoding GTP cyclohydrolase II, with protein sequence MDIKISEVANLPSRFGSFRVQSFKQGEKEHLVIFKQPLEGVVNVRIHSECLTGDAIGSLKCDCGEQLEASLKYIEEHGGMVIYLRQEGRNIGLFNKINAYALQDQGLDTIEANHQLGFKADERTYEIVDFILAHFGISRINLLTNNPQKLHDLKVEVVARVPIIITPNKFNENYLRVKKEQMGHLL encoded by the coding sequence ATGGATATAAAAATTTCAGAGGTCGCAAATCTCCCCTCCCGCTTCGGAAGCTTCCGCGTTCAGTCGTTTAAGCAAGGCGAGAAAGAGCACCTAGTGATATTTAAGCAACCTTTGGAGGGCGTCGTAAACGTGCGGATCCACTCGGAGTGCCTCACCGGCGATGCGATCGGCAGCCTAAAGTGCGACTGCGGCGAACAGCTCGAAGCGAGCCTAAAATATATCGAAGAGCACGGCGGCATGGTGATCTATCTGCGTCAAGAGGGGCGCAATATCGGGCTTTTTAATAAAATCAACGCCTACGCCCTGCAAGATCAGGGCCTCGATACGATCGAAGCAAACCATCAACTCGGCTTCAAGGCAGACGAGCGCACCTACGAGATCGTGGATTTCATACTCGCTCATTTTGGAATTTCGCGCATAAATCTGCTTACGAACAACCCGCAAAAGCTGCACGATCTAAAGGTCGAAGTAGTCGCGCGCGTGCCGATAATCATCACTCCAAATAAATTTAACGAAAACTATCTGCGCGTCAAAAAAGAGCAGATGGGGCATCTGCTGTGA
- the rsmG gene encoding 16S rRNA (guanine(527)-N(7))-methyltransferase RsmG, whose product MKLAPGESFGEQVAKFKACLQKFNRVHSLTNYDDLDAVVRDSLSGANFIPRYPRIACDIGSGAGFPGILLALALPLCEWHLFEPNQKKAAFLTYVKVSLALANVKIHAERVQDGAKLRADLISSRALMSARSLIEICRGFYDENTTFLLYKGSGAESEAAEFRKEFTSASYEIFSGENALKNRKFLVIKGVK is encoded by the coding sequence GTGAAGCTTGCGCCGGGCGAGAGCTTTGGCGAACAGGTCGCTAAATTTAAAGCCTGTCTGCAAAAATTTAACCGCGTGCATAGCCTCACGAATTACGACGATTTGGACGCGGTGGTGCGCGACAGCCTAAGCGGAGCGAATTTCATACCGCGCTATCCGCGCATCGCGTGCGACATCGGCTCGGGAGCGGGCTTTCCGGGGATTCTTTTAGCGCTTGCGCTGCCGCTATGCGAGTGGCATCTGTTTGAGCCAAATCAAAAAAAAGCGGCGTTTCTAACCTACGTGAAGGTTAGTCTTGCGCTAGCTAACGTAAAAATCCACGCCGAACGCGTGCAAGACGGCGCAAAGCTGCGCGCCGATCTGATAAGCTCGCGAGCGCTGATGAGCGCGCGAAGCTTAATTGAAATTTGCCGCGGCTTTTACGACGAAAACACGACGTTTTTGCTCTACAAAGGCTCGGGCGCAGAGTCGGAAGCGGCGGAATTCCGCAAGGAATTTACGAGCGCGAGCTACGAAATTTTTAGCGGCGAAAACGCTTTGAAAAATAGAAAATTTTTAGTGATCAAAGGAGTGAAATAA